In the Oncorhynchus keta strain PuntledgeMale-10-30-2019 chromosome 14, Oket_V2, whole genome shotgun sequence genome, one interval contains:
- the LOC118393160 gene encoding transmembrane protein 230, producing MNARSSLRQGILNTKVRYSKLANDDDGYIDLQFKKSPPKVPYKAIALATVLFLIGSLLITIGALLLAGYFEVTHADRTVPVLIIGILVFLPGFYHLRIAYYASKGYRGYSYDDIPDFDD from the exons ATGAACGCTCGCAGCAGTTTAAGACAAGGAATACTTAACACTAAGGTCAGGTACTCCAAATTAGCCAATGATGATGACGGCTACATTGACCTGCAG TTCAAAAAAAGCCCACCAAAGGTCCCATACAAAGCCATTGCACTGGCAACTGTCCTCTTCTTGATTGGCTCTCTGTTGATCACCATTGGAGCTCTCCTTTTGGCAGGATACTTTGAAGTCACA CATGCTGACCGGACTGTGCCCGTTCTCATAATTGGAATCTTGGTTTTCCTTCCTGGATTCTATCACCTGCGGATAGCTTACTATGCATCGAAGGGCTACCGTGGTTACTCCTACGATGATATCCCAGACTTTGATGACTGA